The genomic stretch GCACCGACGGTTGATGCCGCCAAGCTGAATTCGGCTAAGGTCACCGAGCTGATGAACACGGCAGGACTTCTGTAACCAATATGAGCAAGACCAAGTTGGTTCCTAACGCTTTAAAGGAACCGAGTATGGCGGGCGGGGGCAAAATGCCCCGCCCGCCATTGGGCGTTTCGACGCTGGCACTTCTAGCGACCCTGATCGCTCTGTTCTCTCTTATCCCACTGGGCTACGTGGTCTATATGACGGTCGTGACAGGATGGGACACTGTCGTAGAACTTGTCATCCGCCCGCGTGTTGGTGAGCTGTTGCTGAACACTGTTTTGCTGATACTGGTTACCGTGCCGATGTGCCTCGTGTTGGGAGTCGGTGGGGCATGGTTGGTCGAGCGCACGAACTTGAGAGGACACCGTTGGTGGGCGCTAGCGCTTGCTGCGCCGCTGGCGATCCCGGCGTTTGTTAATAGCTATGGATGGGCCTCCGCCGTTCCTTCGCTTGCAGGTTTAGGCGCCGGAACCCTCATCGCCACGCTGTCTTATTTCCCGCTGGTATACATCCCTGTTGCAGCCACGCTCGGACGCTTAGATCCGGCCATTGAACAATCAGCAGCCTCGCTCGGGCTCGGACCATGGACCGTATTCTTCCGCGTGATTCTTCCGCAGCTGCGCATCGCCATGGCTGGAGGCTCGTTGCTCGTGGCCTTGCACTTGCTATCGGAATATGGCGCCTTTGCGATGATCCGGTTCGACACCTTCACTACGGCCATCATGGTGCAGTTCCAATCGGCCTTCAGCGGTGCCGCCGGCAACATGCTGGCCAGCGTGCTGGTATTGATGTGCATGGTGTTGCTACTCGCTGAGGCCAAAGTTCGCGGCAACGCACGGTATTCCCGAGTCGGGTTTGGGGCACAGGGACTTGCAACCCGACTGCGCCTGAGCTGGTATCAATTGCCGGCTCAGCTGGCCTTGTTGGCTCTCATTGTTTTGTCGGTAGGGGTTCCTCTGTATTCCGTAGCGCGGTGGACCATTGCCGGGGGAGCAGAGATCTGGGAACCGGACGAGTTCTTCCCGGCACTCTTCCAAAGCCTGGGTTACGGCTTGGGGGGTGCCTTGGTGACTTGTGTGGTGGCCTTCCCCATGGCCTTCATTGCTGTGCGTCACCCCAACTGGTTCAGCAGGCTCCTGGAGCTCTCCAACTACGTCACCAGTTCGATGCCGGGCATCGTCGTGGGTCTGGCCTTTGTTACCGTGGCGATCCGTCTGGTCCCCGGAATCTACCAAAGCTCCTACGTACTGCTTGCGGCCTACGTTCTACTCTTCCTCCCACGTGCGCTGGTGAATTTGCGGGCCGGGTTGTCCCAAGCGCCCATCGAACTTGAGGAAGCCGCTCGCTCACTGGGAAAGTCGCCCGCACGGGCCTTCTTCCGCGTCACTCTGCGACTGACCGCCCCCGCTGCGGCGGGTGGGGCGGCGCTTGTGTTCTTGGCCGTAGTTAATGAACTGACGGCGACCTTACTGTTGGCTCCCAACGGCACCCGCACCTTGGCCACAGCTTTTTGGGCTAAGAGTAGCGAAATCGATTATGCGGGGGCAGCTCCCTACGCCTTGTTGATGATCCTGATTTCCATCCCCATGACCTACTTGCTCTTCCAGCAGTCAAAGAAAGCGGCCGGACAGTGACCATCCCCGTACCGAAGGCCCACAAGATTCACGGACTCATGCCCTCCGTTAAATTCCTGCGCACCAGCAATCTGGTCAAGAGCTTCGGTTCCAAGGGCGTCCTTAAAGGTGTTGACCTCGCCCTGAGCGAGGGTGGAACCACCGCTATCGTCGGTCCCTCGGGTTCGGGCAAAACGACATTGCTGCGCTTGATCGCTGGATTCGAAAATCCCGATTCCGGGACCATCGAGCTAAATAACCGCATGGTGGCCGGAGATGCTTGGATTCCGGCACACAAACGGGAAATCGGTTACGTCGCTCAAGACGGGGCGCTATTCCCACACCTCAGTGTTGCTCAAAACGTTGCCTTCGGTCTGGGGCCGGCCTGGAAAATCGCTGGCCGAAAGGCCAATGCCCGCCGTGTGGCCGAATTATTGGACATGGTTTCCCTTGAATCGGACATGGGAGAGCGTCGTCCGCATGAGATTTCCGGTGGGCAGCAACAGCGCGTAGCTCTGGCTCGAGCCCTGGCTAGGAAGCCAAAATTGATGTTGCTGGATGAGCCGTTTTCTGCGTTGGATGCCGGGCTGCGCGTGGCTACACGCAAGGCGGTGGCAGATGTCCTGCACGCAGCGGAAATTACCACGATCCTGGTCACCCACGATCAGGGCGAGGCACTGTCCTTTGCTGACCAAGTCGCCGTCATGCGTGGTGGAACCCTGGCCCAGACTGGAACGCCCTTCGCCGTCTACACTCGGCCGGCAGACCTGGACACCGCGGAATTCTTGGGGGACGCCGTCATGCTTGACGCTCAGCTCCAAGGCTCACTAGCCACCTGTTCGCTCGGCGGCATTCCGGTGCGTCACGCCATGATTCAGGGGGCCGTGCGATTGATGCTGCGTCCCGAGCAGATCCGCATCGTGGCCGATGGGAACATCAAGGGAACCGTTGTTGACACCGTATTCTTTGGTCCAGAAACCACCGTTCGTATCAGGCTAGCCCCGGTTCCCTCAATTGCCGGTGGTGGGGAAATTATTACCATCCGCCATTGGAATGCCGCTATGGCACGTCCCGGAATGGAGCTCAGGCTACGGGTCGTGGGCGAGGGCGTGGTCTTCCCGGCCGAGTAGGAAAATCAATTTAACGACGTAGGGTCGGTGTTCCGTGAGGAAGACCGACCCTACGTCGTTAATACCCTGAGACCCGAATGGTTCGGGGCTCAGGGTAGTGTTTTGCTACTTGACCGAGGTTGACTGAACCGCGGGGGCAACTCGACGCTTGTCGAAGATAGTTGCCCCGACCTCCTGCTCGGCCTGGTTACTGATCGAGAGATCAATTCCCGCGCGGTCACGCAGCAAGGAGACCGCGGTCAAAGAGATGAGCGTCATGAACAACAGATAGACGGATACCGCGGTGGTGGTTCCGGTGGCTTGGACCAGTGCTGTGGCGATCATCGGGGCAAACGCTCCGCCGATGATCGCACCAAGAGCGTAGGAAATCGAGACGCCGGAGAAACGGACCGAAGCCGGGAACAGCTCGGAATACAGGGCCGCCTGCGGGCCGTAGGCCAAGCCTAGACCGACGGCGAAGAGCGCGAAGGCCAGATACAACATGGGCAGTGACGCGGTATTAACCAACCAGAACAGTGGGAAGACCACCAACGCCTGCGAAGTAAAACCGATCTGGTAGGTGCGCTTGCGACCAATTTTATCGGCCAGGTAGCCCGAGAGCAGGGTGAATAAGAACCACATAGTTGCGGCAAAGACCACGGCCACCAGGACGTCGGTCCGCTCGAACCCGATGGGACCCTCCGGGTTGGTGGTGTAGGCCTGCAGGAAGCCGCCGGTGGTCATGTAGCCCGCGGCATTATTGCCGGCGAATAC from Paeniglutamicibacter sp. Y32M11 encodes the following:
- a CDS encoding iron ABC transporter permease, whose protein sequence is MAGGGKMPRPPLGVSTLALLATLIALFSLIPLGYVVYMTVVTGWDTVVELVIRPRVGELLLNTVLLILVTVPMCLVLGVGGAWLVERTNLRGHRWWALALAAPLAIPAFVNSYGWASAVPSLAGLGAGTLIATLSYFPLVYIPVAATLGRLDPAIEQSAASLGLGPWTVFFRVILPQLRIAMAGGSLLVALHLLSEYGAFAMIRFDTFTTAIMVQFQSAFSGAAGNMLASVLVLMCMVLLLAEAKVRGNARYSRVGFGAQGLATRLRLSWYQLPAQLALLALIVLSVGVPLYSVARWTIAGGAEIWEPDEFFPALFQSLGYGLGGALVTCVVAFPMAFIAVRHPNWFSRLLELSNYVTSSMPGIVVGLAFVTVAIRLVPGIYQSSYVLLAAYVLLFLPRALVNLRAGLSQAPIELEEAARSLGKSPARAFFRVTLRLTAPAAAGGAALVFLAVVNELTATLLLAPNGTRTLATAFWAKSSEIDYAGAAPYALLMILISIPMTYLLFQQSKKAAGQ
- a CDS encoding ABC transporter ATP-binding protein, with translation MPSVKFLRTSNLVKSFGSKGVLKGVDLALSEGGTTAIVGPSGSGKTTLLRLIAGFENPDSGTIELNNRMVAGDAWIPAHKREIGYVAQDGALFPHLSVAQNVAFGLGPAWKIAGRKANARRVAELLDMVSLESDMGERRPHEISGGQQQRVALARALARKPKLMLLDEPFSALDAGLRVATRKAVADVLHAAEITTILVTHDQGEALSFADQVAVMRGGTLAQTGTPFAVYTRPADLDTAEFLGDAVMLDAQLQGSLATCSLGGIPVRHAMIQGAVRLMLRPEQIRIVADGNIKGTVVDTVFFGPETTVRIRLAPVPSIAGGGEIITIRHWNAAMARPGMELRLRVVGEGVVFPAE